The following proteins come from a genomic window of bacterium:
- a CDS encoding nucleotidyl transferase AbiEii/AbiGii toxin family protein: MEQAIISLQIDLRFNDVVYPEPVSFSCPTLLSVAALPLYAYSWETVIAEKSQAIVSYQKRPSRMKDLYDIYFLMHTIPFKAATLCRAIEKTFVHRETPLEECTLF, translated from the coding sequence TTGGAACAGGCCATTATCTCTCTACAAATCGATTTGAGATTCAACGATGTCGTTTATCCCGAACCTGTTTCTTTTTCCTGCCCCACACTCCTCTCTGTAGCTGCTCTTCCACTATACGCATATTCATGGGAAACGGTCATTGCAGAAAAATCCCAGGCTATTGTCAGCTACCAAAAGCGCCCCAGCCGCATGAAGGATTTATATGATATCTATTTTCTAATGCATACGATTCCTTTTAAAGCCGCGACTTTATGCAGGGCCATAGAGAAAACCTTTGTGCATCGGGAAACACCTCTGGAGGAATGCACTCTTTTTTAG
- a CDS encoding nucleotidyl transferase AbiEii/AbiGii toxin family protein — protein MRRLAASSFADQFILKGGILFYGFFRTSGRVTRDMDFPARAISNDADELKTAFETILHAETDDGLIFNLDTLSVEAIDGDTAYIG, from the coding sequence TTGCGTCGTCTGGCGGCATCCTCTTTTGCCGATCAATTCATTCTCAAAGGCGGTATCCTCTTCTATGGCTTTTTTCGCACTTCCGGGCGTGTTACACGGGATATGGATTTTCCGGCCCGCGCGATCAGCAATGATGCGGATGAACTGAAAACTGCATTTGAAACCATTTTGCATGCAGAGACTGATGATGGGCTGATTTTTAACCTGGACACATTGTCTGTTGAAGCCATCGACGGAGACACAGCATACATCGGCTAA